The following are encoded together in the Microterricola viridarii genome:
- a CDS encoding flagellar motor switch protein FliM — translation MTVRDKQQRADSAFPGAAQVYDFRRPTTLAREHSRVLELAFETFARQWATQLTAKVRVLSQVNCEQVLMHSYDEYAAALPATTAMVLCSIEGNTAKAVVQFPASAGLSWVARMVGGTGEADLPERVFTQIEQALVRRLMDDALEDLRYSLGELLVNEISIDGIQYNSQFAQAAPTTELMIVARFAVRVGEHRSLATVAVPAAVILPQLGESNPTSSVDNARSLIEQQLGTVPVDVALRLAPAPVLPGAVLGLAVGDVIKLPHSQHRPLDLVVDGHELADAAVGVNGSRLACVVVSTKETTR, via the coding sequence GTGACGGTCAGAGATAAGCAGCAGCGCGCGGACTCCGCGTTCCCCGGCGCGGCCCAGGTCTACGACTTCCGTCGCCCGACCACGCTGGCCCGCGAGCACTCGCGCGTCTTGGAGCTGGCCTTCGAGACGTTCGCCCGGCAGTGGGCGACCCAGCTCACCGCCAAGGTGCGCGTTCTCTCCCAGGTCAACTGCGAGCAGGTGCTGATGCACAGCTACGACGAGTACGCGGCCGCCCTGCCCGCCACCACCGCGATGGTGCTCTGCTCCATCGAGGGCAACACGGCAAAGGCCGTTGTGCAGTTCCCGGCCTCGGCCGGCCTCTCCTGGGTGGCGCGAATGGTCGGCGGCACCGGTGAAGCAGATTTGCCAGAGCGCGTCTTCACCCAGATCGAGCAGGCGCTGGTGCGCCGCCTGATGGATGACGCGCTCGAAGACCTCCGCTACTCGCTCGGCGAGCTGCTGGTCAATGAGATCTCGATCGACGGCATCCAGTACAACTCGCAGTTCGCGCAGGCCGCCCCGACCACCGAGCTGATGATCGTCGCGCGCTTCGCCGTGCGCGTGGGGGAGCACCGCTCCCTGGCGACCGTCGCCGTGCCCGCCGCCGTGATCCTGCCGCAGCTCGGCGAGTCCAACCCGACCAGCTCTGTCGACAACGCCCGCTCCTTGATCGAGCAGCAGCTGGGCACCGTCCCCGTCGACGTCGCACTGCGCCTGGCACCGGCCCCCGTGCTTCCCGGCGCCGTGCTCGGCCTCGCCGTCGGCGACGTCATCAAGCTTCCGCATTCCCAACATCGCCCTCTCGACCTCGTCGTCGATGGCCACGAACTTGCCGACGCGGCTGTGGGGGTCAACGGATCCCGCCTGGCCTGTGTCGTTGTGAGCACCAAGGAGACAACACGATGA
- a CDS encoding flagellar biosynthetic protein FliQ, producing MDSAAVLDIAMASLIITAKLAAPLLITALVVGFTISLFQSITQIQEVTLSFVPKAIAVCAALFVSGQWMISEMVSFTQHLFTLIPMLTGNA from the coding sequence ATGGATTCCGCAGCCGTCCTCGACATCGCCATGGCGAGTCTGATCATCACCGCCAAGCTCGCCGCGCCCCTTCTGATCACCGCGCTCGTCGTCGGTTTCACGATCTCGCTCTTCCAGTCGATCACCCAGATCCAGGAGGTCACGCTCTCCTTCGTGCCCAAGGCGATCGCCGTCTGCGCCGCGCTGTTCGTCTCCGGCCAGTGGATGATCTCCGAGATGGTGAGCTTCACCCAGCACCTCTTCACCCTGATCCCGATGCTCACCGGGAACGCCTGA
- the fliO gene encoding flagellar biosynthetic protein FliO produces METLFVALRVLLSLGAVLALLWLLQRRFARGAVGAKGKARNAASLAVVGRQSVGAKASVVVVEHDGHRLLLGVTEHGVTVLHTAEMAQDAAPATDPAEPYELHETDEQGHARFAQVLAEAGQPEELLTPSPITGLSASTTQTRATTQTPAATPPAGRLAGSILAPETWKQAAAAVRDRW; encoded by the coding sequence GTGGAAACCCTCTTCGTCGCGCTGCGCGTCCTGCTCTCCCTCGGTGCCGTCCTGGCACTGCTGTGGCTGCTGCAGCGACGCTTCGCGCGCGGCGCGGTCGGTGCGAAGGGCAAAGCGCGCAACGCCGCCAGCCTGGCCGTCGTCGGCCGGCAGAGTGTCGGTGCCAAGGCATCCGTCGTCGTCGTCGAACACGACGGCCACCGCCTGCTGCTCGGCGTGACCGAGCACGGAGTCACCGTGCTGCACACCGCCGAGATGGCCCAGGATGCCGCCCCGGCAACAGACCCGGCCGAACCATACGAGCTGCACGAAACGGACGAGCAGGGCCACGCCCGCTTCGCCCAGGTACTGGCCGAGGCCGGCCAGCCGGAGGAACTCCTCACGCCGAGCCCCATCACCGGCCTCTCCGCCTCCACCACCCAGACGCGCGCCACCACCCAGACCCCGGCCGCGACGCCGCCCGCCGGCCGACTGGCCGGCTCGATCCTCGCCCCCGAGACGTGGAAGCAGGCCGCCGCCGCCGTTCGGGACCGGTGGTAA
- a CDS encoding glyceraldehyde-3-phosphate dehydrogenase yields the protein MIPLIGSLYRDHGVVTSVHGRRLLNRSAIGILKAHKFTKQVDDTELDLDDTLRVLEALRALRPGPASVDIARLVTGYAERGAGRDLAGFVSDELAPVLGGSASAPAGGTDVVLYGFGRIGRLLARILIAHAGHGDGLQLRAIVVRKGSANDLLKRASLLRRDSVHGAFDGTITVDEENNTILANGTLIQVIYSNDPSTIDYTAYGIHDAIVVDNTGRWRDAEGLGQHLACPGVARVLLTAPGKGELKNIVHGINHDVIEASDTILSAASCTTNAITPVLKAINERYGVVHGHVETVHSFTNDQNLIDNFHSGDRRGRSAALNMVITETGAAKAVAKALPELAGKLTGSAIRVPTPNVSLAILNLRLETSADRDEVNAYLRELSLGSTLRQQIDFIDSPDVVSSDFVGSHRAGIVDGLATIATDKNLILYVWYDNEFGYSCQVVRVLEVMAESHPRVLPARTAV from the coding sequence ATGATCCCGCTGATCGGCTCGCTGTACCGCGACCACGGGGTGGTGACATCCGTGCACGGTCGGCGGTTGCTCAACCGCTCGGCCATCGGCATCCTCAAGGCGCACAAGTTCACCAAGCAGGTCGATGACACCGAGCTCGATCTCGACGACACGCTCCGGGTGCTCGAGGCGCTGCGGGCATTGCGGCCCGGCCCGGCATCCGTTGACATCGCCCGTCTGGTCACCGGATACGCGGAGCGCGGGGCCGGCCGCGACCTCGCCGGGTTCGTCAGCGATGAGCTCGCCCCCGTGCTCGGCGGCTCTGCCTCGGCCCCGGCCGGAGGCACCGACGTCGTGCTCTACGGCTTCGGCCGCATCGGCCGCCTGCTCGCACGCATCCTGATCGCGCACGCGGGCCACGGCGACGGCCTCCAGCTGCGCGCCATCGTCGTGCGCAAGGGCTCGGCGAACGACCTGCTGAAGCGGGCCAGCCTGCTGCGCCGAGACTCGGTGCACGGCGCGTTCGACGGCACCATCACCGTCGACGAGGAGAACAACACCATCCTCGCCAACGGCACCCTGATCCAGGTGATCTACTCGAACGACCCCTCGACGATCGACTACACCGCGTACGGCATCCACGACGCCATCGTCGTCGACAACACCGGCCGCTGGCGCGATGCAGAAGGCCTCGGCCAGCACCTCGCCTGCCCGGGCGTCGCCCGCGTGCTGCTCACCGCGCCGGGCAAGGGCGAGCTGAAGAACATCGTGCACGGCATCAACCACGATGTGATCGAAGCCTCCGACACGATCCTGTCCGCGGCATCCTGCACCACCAACGCCATCACCCCCGTGCTCAAGGCCATCAACGAGCGCTACGGCGTCGTGCACGGCCACGTCGAGACGGTGCACTCGTTCACGAACGACCAGAACCTGATCGACAACTTCCACTCCGGTGACCGCCGCGGGCGGTCGGCGGCGTTGAACATGGTGATCACAGAGACCGGAGCCGCCAAAGCCGTCGCCAAGGCGCTGCCGGAGCTGGCCGGCAAGCTCACCGGCAGCGCGATCCGGGTACCCACCCCCAACGTGTCGCTCGCCATCCTCAACCTGCGGCTCGAGACGAGCGCCGATCGCGACGAGGTCAACGCCTACCTGCGTGAGCTCTCGCTCGGCTCGACGCTGCGCCAGCAGATCGACTTCATCGATTCGCCGGATGTCGTCTCGAGCGACTTCGTCGGCTCACACCGGGCCGGCATCGTCGACGGTCTGGCCACCATCGCCACCGACAAGAACCTGATCCTCTACGTCTGGTACGACAACGAGTTCGGCTACAGCTGCCAGGTGGTGCGAGTGCTCGAGGTGATGGCCGAGAGCCACCCGCGCGTGCTGCCGGCGCGCACCGCGGTCTAG
- the csrA gene encoding carbon storage regulator CsrA yields MLVLTRKPGEKILIGDDIVITVLDARGDSIRIGVDAPRGIKIQRSEVVQAVAEANAEATGASGADDEQRLVLSLGKLAPAPAAEPATQTE; encoded by the coding sequence GTGCTAGTTTTGACGCGAAAACCAGGGGAGAAGATCCTCATCGGTGACGACATTGTCATCACCGTGCTCGACGCGCGCGGCGACAGCATCCGCATCGGCGTCGACGCGCCGCGCGGCATCAAGATCCAGCGCTCCGAGGTCGTGCAGGCCGTCGCGGAGGCCAACGCGGAGGCCACAGGTGCATCCGGTGCCGACGACGAACAGCGCCTCGTGCTCAGCCTCGGCAAGCTCGCCCCCGCGCCCGCTGCGGAGCCCGCAACACAGACAGAGTAG
- a CDS encoding LLM class flavin-dependent oxidoreductase codes for MARSIELGVDTFGDVTNGDDGRPLTQGEVLRNLVQQGVLADKVGLDFIGIGEHHRADFAVSAPEVVLAAIAGQTERIHLGSAVTVLSSDDPVRVYQRFATLDGLSGGRAEVILGRGSFTESFPLFGLSLDRYEELFEEKLDLFVELIKQGPVTWNGTVRSGLNEQHVYPHTDSGTLRSWVGVGGSPESVVRTARHGLPLMLAIIGGSPVRFAPYVDLYHRALAQYGQPVQPVGIHSPGHIAETDEQAREELWPHYAVMQQRIGRERGWPPMTREQFEDSAGPDGALYVGSPETVAQKIAATVIALGASRFDLKYSNGTLPHAHLMSSIELYGTAVALRVRELLETSK; via the coding sequence ATGGCACGGTCCATCGAGCTCGGCGTCGACACCTTCGGCGATGTCACCAACGGCGATGACGGCCGCCCGCTCACCCAGGGCGAAGTGCTGCGCAACCTCGTGCAGCAGGGCGTGCTGGCCGACAAGGTCGGGCTGGACTTCATCGGCATCGGCGAGCACCACCGTGCCGACTTCGCCGTCTCGGCCCCCGAGGTGGTGCTGGCGGCCATCGCGGGTCAGACCGAGCGGATCCACCTCGGGTCAGCGGTCACCGTGCTGAGCAGCGACGACCCTGTGCGGGTCTACCAGCGCTTCGCCACGCTCGACGGACTCTCCGGCGGCCGTGCGGAGGTGATCCTCGGGCGGGGCTCATTCACCGAGTCGTTCCCACTGTTCGGCCTCTCACTGGATCGCTACGAGGAGCTGTTCGAGGAGAAGCTCGACCTCTTCGTCGAACTCATCAAGCAGGGCCCTGTCACCTGGAACGGCACCGTGCGCTCCGGCCTGAACGAGCAGCACGTCTACCCGCACACCGACTCGGGCACGCTGCGCAGCTGGGTCGGTGTCGGCGGCAGCCCGGAGTCGGTTGTGCGCACAGCCCGCCACGGCCTGCCCTTGATGCTCGCCATCATCGGCGGCAGCCCCGTGCGCTTTGCCCCCTACGTTGACCTCTACCACCGTGCCCTCGCCCAGTACGGCCAGCCCGTTCAACCCGTCGGCATCCACTCGCCCGGCCACATTGCCGAGACCGACGAGCAGGCCAGGGAGGAGCTGTGGCCGCACTACGCGGTGATGCAGCAGCGCATCGGCCGGGAGCGCGGCTGGCCACCCATGACCCGTGAACAGTTCGAGGATTCCGCCGGCCCGGACGGGGCGCTCTACGTCGGCTCGCCCGAGACGGTGGCGCAGAAGATCGCGGCGACTGTCATTGCCCTCGGCGCCAGCCGATTCGACCTCAAGTACAGCAACGGCACGCTGCCGCACGCGCACCTGATGTCCAGCATCGAGCTCTACGGCACCGCCGTCGCCCTGCGCGTGCGGGAACTGCTCGAAACGTCAAAATAG
- a CDS encoding EscU/YscU/HrcU family type III secretion system export apparatus switch protein, producing the protein MSDASERSEQATPKRMKEVREKGQLTRSQDMSAWLGVGAVAVMLPTTIALGTTAAESQMFSLRAIVATPDPMMALDTLVQGLGSMLGTIGPLFAVAVGVILLGAAAQGGIHFRKFTGKYEQLNLVKGAGRVFGMQALWEGAKSLLKTLVVGGVLYLVIQGLMPVLSSAGGLPVSALLDAAGSGATVLLQSAVVAGLVLAAADIMVVMKRNRKKTRMTKQELKDEHKRSDGDPMIKSQRRARQLAMSRNRMISSIAGSDVVLVNPTHIAVALRYEAGKAAPRVVAKGQGTIATRIREEADAHRVPIVKDVPLARALHAECEIGHEIPLEHYNAVARVLAFVMALKKRGAGHGTHTINPQLAAPAGAAR; encoded by the coding sequence ATGTCTGACGCGTCAGAGAGAAGCGAGCAAGCCACCCCGAAGCGCATGAAAGAGGTGCGCGAGAAGGGGCAGCTCACCCGCTCCCAGGACATGAGCGCCTGGCTGGGCGTCGGCGCCGTCGCCGTCATGCTGCCGACCACCATCGCCCTCGGCACGACCGCCGCAGAATCGCAGATGTTCAGCCTCCGCGCCATCGTGGCCACCCCCGACCCGATGATGGCCCTCGACACGCTCGTGCAGGGCCTCGGCTCGATGCTCGGCACCATCGGGCCGTTGTTCGCGGTCGCCGTCGGCGTGATCCTGCTCGGCGCGGCCGCCCAGGGCGGCATCCACTTCCGCAAGTTCACCGGAAAGTACGAGCAGCTCAACCTGGTGAAGGGCGCCGGCCGGGTGTTCGGCATGCAGGCCCTCTGGGAGGGGGCGAAGTCGCTGCTGAAGACCCTCGTCGTCGGCGGCGTGCTCTACCTCGTGATCCAGGGGCTGATGCCGGTGCTCAGCAGCGCGGGCGGCCTGCCCGTCAGCGCGCTGCTCGACGCCGCCGGCAGCGGTGCCACCGTGTTGCTGCAGTCCGCCGTCGTGGCCGGCCTGGTGCTGGCCGCGGCCGACATCATGGTCGTCATGAAGCGCAACCGCAAGAAGACGCGGATGACGAAGCAGGAGCTCAAAGACGAGCACAAGCGCAGCGACGGCGACCCGATGATCAAGTCGCAGCGCCGCGCCCGCCAGCTGGCCATGAGCCGCAACCGCATGATCTCCTCGATCGCCGGCTCCGACGTGGTGCTGGTTAACCCGACCCACATCGCCGTCGCCCTGCGCTACGAGGCGGGCAAGGCCGCGCCCCGCGTCGTGGCGAAGGGGCAGGGCACCATCGCCACCCGCATCCGCGAGGAGGCCGACGCGCACCGGGTGCCGATCGTCAAGGATGTGCCGCTCGCGCGCGCGCTGCACGCCGAGTGCGAGATCGGGCATGAGATCCCGCTCGAGCACTACAACGCCGTCGCCCGGGTGCTCGCCTTCGTCATGGCCCTCAAGAAGCGCGGTGCCGGCCACGGTACCCACACGATCAATCCGCAACTCGCCGCTCCCGCCGGGGCTGCACGATGA
- a CDS encoding flagellar biosynthetic protein FliR, whose amino-acid sequence MFGATLNGGWLEAVGLAAVRMTAFLFIAPPFSYKAIPARVKAMLGIALALAVSPRVTPDYVPLDTGPFFTALALELLVGAMLGFLVSLVFSAVQTAGSLIDMFGGFQMAQAFDPGSMVNGAQFTRLFQMTALALMFASGAYQLVIGGIVRSYDDLPLGGGLNLAGSAELLVTGLSQMVLAAVQIAGPLLVVLFLADAGLGLLTRVAPALNAFALSFPIKILLTVLLAGMVVVVLPEVISSLANQAFGLMREVR is encoded by the coding sequence ATGTTCGGGGCGACGCTGAACGGCGGCTGGCTCGAGGCTGTCGGGCTGGCGGCGGTGCGGATGACGGCGTTCCTGTTCATCGCGCCGCCCTTTTCGTACAAAGCGATCCCCGCCAGAGTCAAGGCCATGCTCGGCATCGCCCTCGCGCTGGCCGTCTCACCCCGCGTCACACCCGACTACGTTCCCCTGGACACCGGCCCCTTTTTCACCGCCCTCGCCCTGGAGCTGCTGGTGGGCGCGATGCTCGGTTTCCTGGTGTCGCTGGTCTTCTCCGCCGTGCAGACCGCCGGCAGCCTGATCGACATGTTCGGCGGCTTCCAGATGGCGCAGGCTTTCGACCCGGGGTCGATGGTCAACGGCGCCCAGTTCACCCGGCTGTTCCAGATGACCGCGCTCGCCCTGATGTTCGCCTCCGGCGCCTACCAGCTCGTCATCGGCGGCATCGTGCGCTCCTACGACGACCTCCCGCTCGGCGGCGGCCTGAACCTCGCCGGCAGCGCAGAGCTGCTGGTGACCGGTCTCTCCCAGATGGTGTTGGCTGCCGTGCAGATCGCGGGGCCCCTGCTCGTGGTGCTCTTCTTGGCGGATGCCGGCCTCGGCCTGCTCACCCGTGTCGCGCCGGCGCTGAACGCCTTCGCGCTGAGCTTCCCGATCAAGATCCTGCTCACCGTGCTGCTGGCCGGCATGGTCGTCGTGGTGCTGCCCGAGGTCATCTCCTCCCTCGCCAACCAGGCCTTCGGCCTGATGCGGGAGGTGAGGTAG
- the fliN gene encoding flagellar motor switch protein FliN → MTNTLEAGTLERNAVDALLAVLPLPGVTRAVIARDLSGSDAAVAAAAIASAVQASFVGTRSADLAIAILDGAALFGAAGSDSALISTSDVLRPSLEAASGTLGTGLLGASTLSDASGLIGDDEAVVFELLGDNAGEDTTIGWFAIRVRETAVLAPSAGTSSSDADVVGRLGRINNVEMALTVELGRTRMTVRDVLSIEPGAVIELDRSAGAPADVLLNGRLIAHGEIVVVDQDYAVRITRILDVADGAL, encoded by the coding sequence ATGACGAATACTCTTGAAGCCGGCACGCTGGAGCGCAACGCCGTCGACGCCCTGCTCGCGGTGCTGCCGCTGCCCGGTGTCACCCGCGCGGTCATCGCCCGCGACCTGAGCGGCAGCGATGCCGCCGTGGCCGCTGCGGCAATCGCCTCGGCCGTGCAGGCGAGCTTCGTGGGAACGCGATCGGCCGACCTGGCCATCGCCATCCTCGATGGGGCAGCGCTATTCGGTGCTGCCGGCAGCGACTCCGCCTTGATCTCCACCTCCGACGTGCTCCGCCCGTCGCTCGAGGCGGCATCCGGAACCCTCGGCACCGGACTCCTCGGCGCCAGCACGCTGAGCGACGCCAGCGGACTCATCGGTGATGACGAGGCCGTCGTGTTCGAGCTGCTCGGAGACAACGCCGGCGAGGACACGACGATCGGCTGGTTCGCGATCCGCGTGCGCGAGACGGCCGTGCTGGCCCCCTCCGCAGGCACCTCGTCATCCGACGCCGACGTCGTCGGTCGCCTCGGCCGCATCAACAACGTCGAGATGGCGCTCACCGTCGAACTCGGCCGCACCCGGATGACGGTGCGCGACGTGCTCTCGATCGAGCCCGGCGCCGTGATCGAGCTGGACCGCTCCGCCGGTGCCCCCGCCGACGTGCTGCTGAACGGCCGGCTGATCGCCCACGGTGAGATCGTCGTCGTCGACCAGGACTACGCCGTGCGCATCACCCGCATCCTCGATGTAGCGGACGGCGCGCTCTAA
- the fliP gene encoding flagellar type III secretion system pore protein FliP (The bacterial flagellar biogenesis protein FliP forms a type III secretion system (T3SS)-type pore required for flagellar assembly.) encodes MRRWAFALGLIALLVGVNLVFGISDALAAPGDPGEPLLPTPPTAPSDPGGGVTVEINGSNGTPSSAVVTLIGITLLSVAPALLLMMSSFTKIFVVLAMTRNALALPTIPPNQVLAGLALFLSLFIMSPVLTDINELAVQPFTAGTIDFSQSLEAASGPLSSFMLAHTREEDIALMTRAAGLANPENAAAVPLTTLIPAFMISELRAAFIIGFVIFVPFLVIDLVVSAVLMSMGMMMLPPVMISLPFKILLFILVDGWGLIITALITSYRGG; translated from the coding sequence ATGCGCCGCTGGGCGTTCGCGCTCGGCCTCATCGCACTGCTCGTCGGAGTCAACCTCGTGTTCGGCATCAGCGATGCCCTTGCCGCGCCCGGCGACCCGGGGGAGCCGCTGCTGCCCACCCCGCCGACGGCCCCGAGCGACCCGGGCGGCGGCGTCACCGTCGAGATCAACGGCTCCAACGGCACACCGTCCTCGGCCGTCGTCACCCTGATCGGCATCACGCTGCTCTCGGTCGCCCCGGCGCTGCTGCTGATGATGTCGTCGTTCACGAAGATCTTCGTGGTGCTCGCGATGACCCGCAACGCCCTCGCCCTGCCGACGATCCCGCCGAACCAGGTGCTCGCCGGCCTCGCCCTGTTCCTCTCGCTGTTCATCATGAGCCCGGTGTTGACCGACATCAACGAGCTGGCAGTGCAGCCGTTCACCGCCGGCACCATCGACTTCTCGCAGTCGTTGGAGGCGGCATCCGGCCCGCTGTCGTCGTTCATGCTCGCGCACACCCGCGAGGAGGACATCGCGCTGATGACCCGCGCGGCCGGCCTGGCGAACCCCGAGAACGCCGCCGCCGTGCCGCTGACCACGCTGATCCCGGCATTCATGATCTCCGAGCTGAGGGCCGCCTTCATCATCGGCTTCGTCATCTTCGTGCCGTTCCTCGTCATCGACCTCGTCGTCTCGGCCGTGCTGATGTCGATGGGCATGATGATGCTGCCGCCCGTGATGATCTCGCTGCCGTTCAAGATCCTGCTGTTCATCCTCGTCGACGGCTGGGGCCTCATCATCACCGCCCTCATCACCAGTTATCGGGGTGGCTGA
- a CDS encoding flagellar biosynthesis protein FlhA, with protein sequence MNRNLAKLAVPIGVVGIILLLVVPVPAWLLDILIIVNILLALVILLTTMFIRKPLDFSVFPSLLLAVTLFRLGLNVASTRLVLGEGYAGQVIEAFGHVAVGGSIIIGSVIFLILVVIQFVVVTKGAERVAEVGARFTLDAMPGKQMAIDADLNAGLISDIQARERRAEVSSEADFYGAMDGASKFVKGDAIAGILIIVINIIGGIAIGMIQRGMEMGDAVSTYTLLTIGDGLVTQIPALLMAVSTGMIVTRSTADADMGTTAGTQLAQSRNALMIAGCAAIVMSLIPGMPMIPFIVIGALLVWAAQKVKVRTAREEKAAAQPAPEGMTMAETTEELIEQMRVHALEILLAPDLVDVVSGASDDLLGRVKALRRTIAMDLGIVVPPVRTRDSIELPASCYVIRIAGVEVARGIAPGGRVLALGDALEALPGTATVEPVFGLPGKWVPSELRHSAEMAGATVIDRVSVIVTHLSSVVTANAARLLSREDVRVLSDGVKQVNPAAVEELTPGLLSLAEVQRVLQGLLAEQVAINDLPRIFEALSLRAKVSVEPEGLIESARQALGPALVAKHLDGRTLRVVMIDPSLEQGMLEGLRPAEQGTQILLDQRSMEQVIESLRVSLAHADALGASAVLVCAPALRPAIHRLVTPQTGVAVLSYQEVTSANVEIETVGVVRGVTASAA encoded by the coding sequence ATGAACCGCAACCTTGCCAAACTCGCCGTGCCGATCGGGGTCGTCGGCATCATCTTGCTGCTCGTCGTTCCCGTGCCGGCGTGGCTGCTCGACATCCTGATCATCGTCAACATCCTGTTGGCACTCGTGATCCTGCTCACGACGATGTTCATCAGGAAGCCGCTCGACTTCTCGGTGTTCCCGTCGCTGCTGCTGGCCGTCACGCTGTTCCGGCTCGGCCTGAACGTCGCCTCCACCCGCTTGGTGCTGGGCGAGGGCTACGCCGGCCAAGTGATCGAGGCCTTCGGCCACGTCGCCGTCGGCGGCTCCATCATCATCGGCAGCGTCATCTTCCTGATCCTCGTCGTGATCCAGTTCGTCGTGGTCACCAAGGGTGCTGAGCGCGTGGCCGAGGTCGGCGCCCGCTTCACCCTCGACGCCATGCCCGGCAAGCAGATGGCGATCGATGCCGACCTGAACGCCGGCCTGATCAGCGACATCCAGGCGCGGGAACGCCGCGCGGAGGTCTCCTCCGAGGCCGACTTCTACGGCGCCATGGACGGAGCGTCCAAGTTCGTCAAGGGTGACGCCATCGCCGGCATCCTGATCATCGTCATCAACATCATCGGCGGCATCGCGATCGGCATGATCCAGCGCGGCATGGAGATGGGCGACGCGGTCAGCACCTACACGCTGCTGACCATCGGCGACGGCCTGGTCACCCAGATCCCCGCCCTGCTGATGGCCGTCTCGACCGGCATGATCGTCACCCGCTCCACCGCCGACGCCGACATGGGCACCACGGCGGGCACCCAGCTGGCGCAGTCGCGCAACGCGCTCATGATTGCCGGTTGTGCCGCGATCGTGATGTCGCTGATCCCAGGGATGCCGATGATCCCGTTTATCGTGATCGGCGCTCTGCTGGTCTGGGCTGCCCAGAAGGTCAAGGTGCGCACGGCGCGGGAAGAGAAGGCCGCCGCCCAGCCGGCGCCTGAGGGCATGACGATGGCCGAGACCACCGAGGAACTGATCGAGCAGATGCGCGTGCATGCTCTCGAGATCCTGCTCGCCCCCGACCTCGTCGACGTCGTCTCCGGCGCCTCCGACGACCTGCTCGGCCGGGTCAAGGCCCTGCGCCGCACCATCGCCATGGACCTCGGCATCGTCGTGCCGCCCGTGCGCACCCGCGACAGCATCGAGCTGCCGGCATCCTGCTATGTGATCCGCATCGCCGGCGTCGAGGTGGCCCGCGGCATCGCACCGGGCGGCCGGGTGCTCGCCCTCGGTGACGCTCTCGAGGCGCTGCCCGGAACCGCCACCGTCGAGCCCGTTTTCGGCCTGCCGGGCAAGTGGGTGCCGAGCGAGCTGCGACACAGCGCAGAGATGGCCGGTGCCACCGTGATCGACCGGGTGTCTGTGATCGTCACCCACCTGTCCTCCGTTGTCACCGCCAACGCCGCGCGGCTGCTCAGCCGCGAGGATGTGCGTGTGCTCAGTGACGGCGTCAAGCAGGTGAACCCCGCCGCCGTCGAGGAGCTCACCCCTGGCCTGCTCAGCCTGGCCGAGGTGCAACGGGTGCTGCAGGGGCTGCTCGCCGAGCAGGTCGCCATCAACGATCTGCCGCGCATCTTCGAGGCGCTCTCGCTGCGCGCCAAGGTGTCCGTCGAGCCGGAGGGGCTGATCGAATCCGCCAGGCAGGCGCTCGGTCCGGCCCTCGTCGCCAAGCACCTCGACGGCCGCACCCTCCGCGTTGTCATGATCGACCCCTCGCTGGAGCAGGGCATGCTCGAGGGCCTGCGCCCAGCCGAGCAGGGCACCCAGATCCTGCTCGACCAGCGCAGCATGGAGCAGGTCATCGAATCACTGCGCGTTTCACTCGCCCACGCGGATGCCCTAGGCGCCAGTGCCGTGCTTGTGTGCGCCCCGGCGCTCCGCCCGGCCATCCACCGCCTGGTCACTCCGCAGACCGGCGTCGCCGTGCTCTCCTACCAGGAGGTCACCTCTGCCAACGTCGAGATCGAGACCGTGGGGGTGGTGCGCGGTGTCACGGCGAGTGCAGCTTGA